DNA from Paraburkholderia sp. ZP32-5:
TGCGGAGGGTGTGATGAAAAACGGATCGACGACGGCGCCGCGCGGCGCGCAGCATCGCTGGAAGGTGCTCGGGGTGGGCTTTGCGGCCAACGCGAGCTTTTCGGCCGCGTTCTCGGGGATTCCGACGACTGCGGTGTTTCTGCGCTCGGGCTATCACCTGGGCAACGACGGGCTCGGCCTCGTGCTCGGGATGCTCGGCCTCGGCATCGCGGTCAGCGAATTGCCTTGGGGGCTGCTGACCGACCGCTGGGGCGATCGCCGCGTGCTGCTGCTCGGTTTGCTGGCGACGGCGGCCGCGCTCGCCGGCCTCGCGCTGTTCGTGTCACCGGGCGGCGCGCATGTGCCGGGCGTTACGCCGCTCGCGCTCGGTTTGCTGCTGGTCGGTCTGCTCGGCGGCAGCGTCAACGGATCGAGCGGCCGCGCGGTGATGGCTTGGTTTCGCGAGGGCGAGCGCGGCCTCGCGATGAGCATCCGGCAGACCGCGGTGCCGGCGGGCGGTGGCCTCGGCGCGCTGGTGCTGCCGGTGCTCGCGTCGCGCTTCGGTTTTGCGAGTGCGTACGCGGTGCTGGCGCTCGCGTGCGCGACGACCGCGGTGTTTGCGTGGCGCTGGTTGCATGAGCCTGAGCAGGGGGGCGATGCGGTGGTGGCGCAAGGTGCGGCGGGTGTTTCGGGTGCGGCGGGTACGACAAGCCTGACTGGTGCGGACCGCGCGCACTCCGCGCTTCACCATAGCCCGACCGCCAGCATCCCGGCCGCCACCGCTTCGCCGTTGCGTGACCTACGCATCTGGCGCGTCGCGCTCGGCGCGGGCGCGCTGTGCATGCCGCAGATCGCCGTCATCACGTTTGGCACCGTCTTTCTGCACGACTTCAGCCGTGCCGGCGTACTCGCGATCAGCGCGACGATGGTAGCGGTGCAGACGGGCGCTGCTATCGCGCGGGTGTGGAGCGGCGCATGGACCGACCGGCGCGGCAATCGTCGCGCGTATATGCGCGGCTGCAGTCTGCTTACCGCCGTGCTGTTCGCGTTGCTCGCGCTCGCGACCGGGCTTGCCGGTATCCATCACGCGGCGCTCGCTGCGTTGTTCGCGGTGATGATCGTGCTCGGCGGTGTGAGCGCGTCGGCATGGCATGGCGTCGCATTCACGGAACTCGCGACGCTGGCCGGCACGAATCGCGCGGGCACCGCGCTCGCGATGGGCAACACCTGCGTGTTCCTCACGCTGTTCGTGACGCCGCTTGCGATTCCGGCGCTGCTATCGATGGGTGCGTGGCCGCTGGTGTGGGCGGTGGCCAGCGCATGCGCATTGATCGCGCTGCCGGTGCTGCCGCGCGCCGCGTCGACGCGGGCGATGCGCGCGGCGCGGGCGTGCGACGCGGCTTGAGCAGTGACATCGGAGATGGCATGGGCGAGTGAGTCTAAGCAGAATTGCTTCGGCATCAGAGTGCGTCGACGGGGGAGCGATGCTCGCACTCGCTGCATATTGAAAATTTGATCGAACAGCGAAGCGACAACAGTTTTCAAGCGGA
Protein-coding regions in this window:
- a CDS encoding MFS transporter — encoded protein: MKNGSTTAPRGAQHRWKVLGVGFAANASFSAAFSGIPTTAVFLRSGYHLGNDGLGLVLGMLGLGIAVSELPWGLLTDRWGDRRVLLLGLLATAAALAGLALFVSPGGAHVPGVTPLALGLLLVGLLGGSVNGSSGRAVMAWFREGERGLAMSIRQTAVPAGGGLGALVLPVLASRFGFASAYAVLALACATTAVFAWRWLHEPEQGGDAVVAQGAAGVSGAAGTTSLTGADRAHSALHHSPTASIPAATASPLRDLRIWRVALGAGALCMPQIAVITFGTVFLHDFSRAGVLAISATMVAVQTGAAIARVWSGAWTDRRGNRRAYMRGCSLLTAVLFALLALATGLAGIHHAALAALFAVMIVLGGVSASAWHGVAFTELATLAGTNRAGTALAMGNTCVFLTLFVTPLAIPALLSMGAWPLVWAVASACALIALPVLPRAASTRAMRAARACDAA